Within the Sulfurospirillum barnesii SES-3 genome, the region TAAAAATATTACGTTTGACTTGATAATCGTTTTTATGTTATGATACTATTTGATTTTTGTTATCAAAAAATATTTCGTGACAAAGGGTTTTTATGAAGAAAATTGGTTTAGTGCTTTTGATTGTTTTAGCCGTGGGTTTAGGGGTCTATTTTGTAGCTCCAAAACAAGAAAATACTCAAGCGGAGGCTCCAAAAAAGAGTGAACAAACCGTGGTATTTGCTAACTTTAGAGATATAAGGGATTTGAATCCGCATCTATACGCTGGTGAATTGTACGCACAAAATATGTTGTTTGAATCGTTGGTACACATTGCCAATGACGGTAAAATTGAGCCGTGGTTAGCGACGGAGTGGAAGATTTCAGAAGATGGAAAAACCTATGTGTTTAAATTGCGTGAAGATGTCTCATTTTTTGATGGTGAAAAGTTTAATGCCAAAGCTGCCAAAGCCAATTTCGATGCGATTTTAAGCAACATTAAACGCCACGGATGGTTAGAGTCTGTCCGTCTTATGGACGCCATCAATCAAAAAGGTGAAGAAGCGGTACAAGCTACTGGCGAATACGAACTTACCCTAAAACTTGACGCTCCGTATTACCCACTTTTGGTAGAACTTGGTGTGATTCGTCCGTTTCGTTTTATCTCTCCAAAGGCATTTATCAACGGTACAACCAAAGATGGTGTGAGTGCTCTTAGTGGAACAGGGCGTTATATGCTAAAAGAGAACCGAAAAGATGAGTATGCGGTGTTTGAAGTCAATCCAAATTATTGGGGTAAAAAGCCAGAACTTCAAAAAGTAGTGGTGAAAGTCATTCCTGACAATCAAACTCGTTTGATGGCGCTTGAAAAAGGTGAGATTGACCTTATTTTTGGGGTCAATATGGTTGATTCAGCGTCTTACAACAAATTTGCAAACCTCAAAGGCTTTAGTGGCGCTATGTCTGAGCCTCTTTCCACCCGTATGATTTTGCTCAATACCACCGATGCCATCACGGGTGATCTCAATGTACGTCAAGCGATTCAGCACGCCACCGATAAAGAGACGATTTCTAAAGCGATTTTTGCAGGCATTGAAAGTCCAGCAGAGTTGTTGCTCTCTAAAAACACGCCCTACTCTAACATTGGTTTAACGCCTTACGCTTTTGATAAAGCCAAAGCAGAATCCCTTTTGGAAGCTTCTGGATGGATGAAAGTTGAGGGTAAAAAATACCGTCAAAAAGAGGGTCGTGAGCTTGCTATTACGCTTAATTACAACAGTAACAATGTCACGGATAAAACCATTGCAGAGTTTTTACAAGGTGAGTTTGCGAAAATTGGGATGAACCTGAACATCGTCGGTGAAGAAGAACAAGCCAATCGTGACCGTATGAAAGCGGGAACGTTTCAGATGGTCTTTAACATCTCATGGGGTATGCCTTATGATCCACAATCCTTTTTAGCGGGTATGCGAAAAGTGGTGTATGGAGATTATGTGGCACAACAAGGACTTCATGATAAAGCCTTGATTGACGATACAATTTTGCATGCGCTTGAGAGTACCGATGAGACCAAACGTCAAGAACACTACCGTTTTGTTTTAACACGTTTGCACGATGAAGCGGTCTATTTGCCATTGACGTATGAGCGAAACCGAGCGATTTTCAATCAAAAAGTACACAATGTAGGTTTTGATGTCTCCAAATACGAAGTCCCTTTTGAGAAAATGAGTATTCAATAAATAGACAAAAGAGATGTGCGCCACAGCGTGCACATCTCTTTACATGTAAAGCAAGGAAGTGAATGAGAAATTATGTATTAAAGCGCCTGTTGTTCACCCTCCCCATGATGCTAGCCATCTCGTTTATCGCATTTGTTCTTATCAGTTTTATTCCCTCTGATCCTGCAGAAGTGGCACTGCGTGTCAATGAAATTATTCCTACCCATGAAGCCGTGGCTGCGATGCGAGAGAGTTTAGGTTTGAATGATCCTTTTTTAGTGCGTTATGTGAATTGGTTGTATGACTGTTTGCGTTTGGATTTTGGAAGCTCGTACATTCACCATAACCGTTTGGTGTTTGATGAGATTATGCGCAGTCTGCCTGCCACGCTTAAATTGGCATTTTTCTCCTTTGTCATTGTGATTGTGGTGAGTTTCCCCATTGGTATTTTAAGTGCGGTGTTTAAAGACTCTAAAATAGACAAAGCCGTGCGGGTCTTTATGTTTTTATTTACCGCTATTCCTAATTATTGGTTAGGGTTGATTTTGATGTGGGTGTTTGCGAT harbors:
- the nikA gene encoding nickel ABC transporter substrate-binding protein translates to MKKIGLVLLIVLAVGLGVYFVAPKQENTQAEAPKKSEQTVVFANFRDIRDLNPHLYAGELYAQNMLFESLVHIANDGKIEPWLATEWKISEDGKTYVFKLREDVSFFDGEKFNAKAAKANFDAILSNIKRHGWLESVRLMDAINQKGEEAVQATGEYELTLKLDAPYYPLLVELGVIRPFRFISPKAFINGTTKDGVSALSGTGRYMLKENRKDEYAVFEVNPNYWGKKPELQKVVVKVIPDNQTRLMALEKGEIDLIFGVNMVDSASYNKFANLKGFSGAMSEPLSTRMILLNTTDAITGDLNVRQAIQHATDKETISKAIFAGIESPAELLLSKNTPYSNIGLTPYAFDKAKAESLLEASGWMKVEGKKYRQKEGRELAITLNYNSNNVTDKTIAEFLQGEFAKIGMNLNIVGEEEQANRDRMKAGTFQMVFNISWGMPYDPQSFLAGMRKVVYGDYVAQQGLHDKALIDDTILHALESTDETKRQEHYRFVLTRLHDEAVYLPLTYERNRAIFNQKVHNVGFDVSKYEVPFEKMSIQ
- the nikB gene encoding nickel ABC transporter permease subunit NikB is translated as MRNYVLKRLLFTLPMMLAISFIAFVLISFIPSDPAEVALRVNEIIPTHEAVAAMRESLGLNDPFLVRYVNWLYDCLRLDFGSSYIHHNRLVFDEIMRSLPATLKLAFFSFVIVIVVSFPIGILSAVFKDSKIDKAVRVFMFLFTAIPNYWLGLILMWVFAIYFNLLPTSGATSFAHYILPAITLSMTYVSTYIRLIRNSMLENMQENYLFYARVRGISEVVIVLKHLFTNSLQSTMNALGMSFVQLIAGTFVIENIFAIPGIGRLCITAIFNRDYPIIQAYILMMGLLFVFCNLFIDILQTYLDPKQRRSM